The following coding sequences lie in one Mesorhizobium sp. NZP2298 genomic window:
- a CDS encoding NAD(P)H-hydrate dehydratase encodes MSDELLTSVEMSEADRLVIAAGPVAGIGLMRRAGEAVAAEVFTRYPEATHVHVLCGPGNNGGDGYVVARILADSGVATTIWASGAPRPKSDAALAAAECPIAPRPLSGFEAEPGSIVVDALYGAGLSKPLSGDAARAVDIATDRRLPVIAVDLPSGVSGDSGKVLGVAFIAAITVTFARKKPGHLLLPGRERCGEIVLADIGIGDDIIARLRSRAFENRPARWLRDFPVPAVDAHKYKRGHVGVFSGGPSATGAARLSALAAARSGAGAVTVLSPGNAMQVNAAHLTSIMLRKTDDVPDIEEFAGERRPSAFVLGPGFGVGEKTRTFGLALLAAGQPRNASAQVDGLVFDADAITSFREAQDVLFESARRPNAPALVMTPHEGEFARLFPDIAGDDALSKLDKARAAAARANAIIVYKGADTVIAAPDGRAAINSNGAAWLATAGSGDVLSGISAGLMAQAMPAFEAACAAVWIHAEAGSRFGPGLIAEDLPLALVPVLRELVEAWRKVPNG; translated from the coding sequence ATGAGCGATGAACTTCTTACTTCCGTCGAAATGAGCGAGGCGGACCGGCTGGTGATTGCCGCCGGTCCAGTCGCCGGCATCGGCTTGATGCGGCGCGCCGGTGAAGCGGTCGCGGCCGAGGTTTTCACCCGCTATCCCGAGGCAACCCATGTCCATGTGCTTTGCGGGCCTGGCAACAATGGCGGCGACGGCTATGTCGTCGCCCGCATCCTGGCCGACAGCGGCGTCGCCACGACGATCTGGGCGTCCGGGGCGCCGAGGCCGAAAAGCGACGCGGCGCTCGCCGCCGCGGAATGCCCGATCGCGCCTCGGCCGCTGTCCGGCTTTGAAGCCGAGCCCGGCTCGATCGTGGTCGATGCGCTTTATGGGGCAGGGCTGTCCAAGCCGCTATCGGGTGATGCCGCCAGGGCAGTCGATATCGCCACCGACCGACGTTTGCCGGTTATCGCGGTCGATCTGCCTTCGGGCGTTTCCGGCGACAGCGGCAAGGTTTTGGGCGTCGCATTTATCGCGGCCATCACCGTGACCTTTGCGCGCAAGAAACCCGGCCATCTGCTGCTGCCGGGCCGCGAGCGATGCGGTGAGATCGTGCTTGCCGATATCGGCATCGGCGACGATATCATTGCACGGCTCCGGTCCCGGGCGTTCGAGAACAGGCCGGCGCGTTGGCTGCGCGATTTTCCGGTGCCGGCGGTCGACGCGCACAAATACAAACGCGGCCATGTCGGCGTCTTTTCCGGCGGTCCGAGCGCCACCGGCGCGGCGCGGCTGTCGGCGCTGGCCGCGGCCCGAAGCGGGGCAGGGGCGGTGACCGTGCTGTCGCCGGGCAACGCCATGCAGGTCAATGCCGCCCATCTGACCTCGATCATGCTGCGCAAGACCGATGACGTCCCGGACATCGAGGAATTTGCCGGCGAACGCCGGCCTTCGGCGTTCGTGCTTGGGCCCGGCTTTGGCGTCGGCGAAAAAACGCGGACTTTCGGGCTCGCGCTCCTGGCCGCTGGCCAGCCACGGAATGCTTCCGCACAGGTCGACGGCCTTGTGTTCGATGCCGACGCGATCACCTCGTTTCGTGAGGCGCAGGACGTCTTGTTCGAATCGGCGCGCAGGCCGAATGCGCCGGCCCTGGTGATGACACCACACGAAGGGGAGTTTGCCAGGCTGTTTCCCGACATAGCCGGTGATGACGCCCTGTCCAAGCTGGACAAGGCGCGTGCGGCGGCCGCACGTGCCAATGCCATCATCGTCTACAAGGGCGCCGACACGGTGATCGCCGCGCCCGATGGCCGGGCGGCAATCAATTCCAACGGCGCGGCCTGGCTTGCCACCGCCGGGTCGGGCGACGTGCTGTCGGGCATATCAGCCGGCCTGATGGCGCAAGCCATGCCGGCGTTCGAAGCAGCCTGCGCGGCCGTCTGGATCCATGCCGAGGCCGGCAGCCGGTTTGGACCGGGGCTGATTGCCGAGGATCTGCCGCTGGCGCTGGTGCCGGTTTTGCGCGAACTGGTCGAGGCATGGCGCAAGGTGCCTAACGGATGA
- a CDS encoding P-II family nitrogen regulator produces the protein MKKIEAIIKPFKLDEVKEALQEAGLQGITVTEAKGFGRQKGHTELYRGAEYVVDFLPKVKIEVVLGDDAVEGAIEAIRKAAQTGRIGDGKIFVSNIEEVVRIRTGETGMDAV, from the coding sequence ATGAAAAAGATCGAAGCGATCATCAAGCCATTCAAGCTGGACGAAGTGAAGGAAGCGCTTCAGGAGGCCGGGCTGCAAGGCATCACCGTCACCGAGGCAAAGGGCTTCGGACGCCAGAAAGGCCACACCGAACTCTACCGTGGCGCCGAATATGTCGTCGATTTCCTGCCCAAGGTGAAGATCGAGGTCGTGCTCGGCGACGATGCGGTCGAAGGCGCCATCGAGGCCATCCGCAAGGCGGCGCAGACAGGCCGTATCGGCGACGGCAAGATCTTCGTCTCCAACATCGAGGAAGTCGTGCGCATCCGCACCGGCGAAACCGGAATGGACGCGGTCTGA
- the glnA gene encoding type I glutamate--ammonia ligase: protein MTTAKDIMKQIKDNDVKFVDLRFTDPKGKLQHVTMDVVEVEEDMFADGVMFDGSSIAGWKAINESDMVLMPDPDTVHMDPFFAQSTMVILCDILDPVSGESYNRDPRGTAKKAEAYMKSEGIGDTIYVGPEAEFFVFDDVKYKADPYNTGFRLDSTELPSNDDTDYETGNLGHRPRVKGGYFPVPPIDSAQDMRSEMLTVLAEMGVRVEKHHHEVAAAQHELGIKFDTLVRNADKMLIYKYVVHQVANAYGKTATFMPKPIFGDNGSGMHVHQSIWKGGKPTFAGNEYAGLSEACLFYIGGIIKHAKAINAFTNPLTNSYKRLVPGYEAPVLLAYSARNRSASCRIPFGSSPKSKRVEVRFPDPGANPYLAFAAMLMAGLDGIKNKIHPGQPMDKDLYDLPPKELKKIPTVCGSLREALQSLDKDRGFLKAGGVFDDDQIDSYIELKMAEVMRFEMTPHPVEYDMYYSV, encoded by the coding sequence ATGACGACAGCCAAAGACATCATGAAGCAGATCAAGGACAACGACGTGAAATTCGTCGACCTGCGCTTCACCGACCCGAAGGGCAAGCTGCAGCACGTGACGATGGATGTCGTCGAGGTCGAGGAAGACATGTTCGCCGATGGTGTCATGTTCGACGGCTCGTCGATTGCCGGCTGGAAGGCCATCAACGAGTCCGACATGGTGTTGATGCCCGATCCGGACACGGTCCACATGGACCCGTTCTTCGCGCAGTCGACCATGGTCATCCTATGCGACATCCTCGATCCGGTCTCGGGCGAATCCTACAACCGCGATCCGCGCGGCACGGCCAAGAAGGCCGAGGCCTACATGAAGTCGGAAGGCATCGGCGACACCATCTATGTCGGTCCGGAAGCCGAATTCTTCGTGTTCGATGACGTCAAGTACAAGGCCGATCCCTACAACACCGGCTTCAGGCTCGATTCCACCGAGTTGCCGTCCAACGACGACACCGATTACGAAACCGGCAACCTTGGCCACCGCCCGCGCGTCAAGGGCGGCTATTTTCCGGTGCCGCCGATCGATTCCGCGCAGGACATGCGCTCCGAGATGCTGACCGTGCTCGCCGAAATGGGCGTCCGCGTCGAAAAGCATCACCATGAGGTCGCCGCCGCGCAGCACGAACTCGGCATCAAGTTCGACACGCTGGTCCGCAATGCCGACAAGATGCTGATCTACAAGTACGTCGTGCACCAGGTCGCCAATGCCTACGGCAAGACGGCCACCTTCATGCCGAAGCCGATCTTCGGCGACAACGGCTCGGGCATGCACGTTCACCAGTCGATCTGGAAGGGCGGCAAGCCGACCTTCGCCGGCAATGAGTATGCAGGCCTCTCCGAAGCCTGCCTGTTCTACATCGGCGGCATCATCAAGCATGCCAAGGCGATCAATGCCTTCACCAACCCGCTGACCAATTCCTACAAGCGCCTGGTGCCCGGCTACGAGGCGCCGGTTCTGCTCGCCTATTCGGCGCGCAACCGCTCGGCCTCCTGCCGCATCCCGTTCGGTTCGTCGCCGAAGTCGAAGCGCGTCGAGGTCCGTTTCCCTGATCCGGGCGCGAACCCCTACCTCGCCTTCGCGGCCATGCTGATGGCCGGCCTCGACGGCATCAAGAACAAGATCCACCCTGGCCAGCCGATGGACAAGGATCTCTACGACCTGCCGCCGAAGGAGTTGAAGAAGATCCCGACGGTCTGCGGTTCGCTGCGTGAGGCGCTCCAGAGCCTCGACAAGGACCGCGGCTTCCTGAAGGCCGGCGGCGTCTTCGACGATGACCAGATCGACAGCTACATCGAACTGAAAATGGCCGAGGTGATGCGCTTCGAAATGACCCCGCATCCGGTCGAATACGACATGTACTACTCGGTCTAA
- a CDS encoding glutamine synthetase beta-grasp domain-containing protein, which yields MTKYKLEYIWLDGYTPVPNLRGKTQIKEFAEFPTLEQLPLWGFDGSSTMQAEGRSSDCVLKPVALYPDPARTNGILVMCEVMMPDGVTPHESNSRATILDDEDAWFGFEQEYFFYKDGRPLGFPESGYPAPQGPYYTGVGYKNVGDVARKIVEEHLDQCLAAGINHEGINAEVAKGQWEFQIFGKGSKKAADQIWMARYLLLRLTETYGIDIEFHCKPLGDTDWNGSGMHCNFSTKFMREVGGKAYFEALMAQFDKNLMDHIAVYGPDNDKRLTGKHETAPWNKFSYGVADRGASIRVPHSFVKNDYKGYLEDRRPNSQGDPYQIASQVLKTISQVATDASVSAAA from the coding sequence ATGACGAAATACAAGCTCGAGTACATTTGGCTCGATGGATACACCCCGGTCCCCAACCTTCGCGGCAAGACGCAGATCAAGGAATTCGCAGAATTCCCGACGCTCGAACAGTTGCCACTGTGGGGGTTCGACGGTTCCTCGACCATGCAGGCCGAGGGCCGCAGCTCCGACTGCGTGTTGAAGCCGGTGGCGCTTTACCCGGATCCTGCCCGCACCAACGGCATTCTGGTCATGTGCGAAGTCATGATGCCCGATGGCGTAACCCCGCATGAATCGAACAGCCGCGCGACCATTCTCGACGACGAGGATGCCTGGTTCGGCTTCGAGCAGGAGTATTTCTTCTACAAGGACGGCCGTCCGCTCGGCTTCCCCGAGAGCGGTTACCCGGCACCGCAGGGCCCATACTACACCGGCGTCGGCTACAAGAACGTCGGCGACGTCGCACGTAAGATCGTCGAAGAGCATCTTGACCAGTGCCTTGCGGCCGGCATCAACCATGAAGGCATCAACGCCGAGGTGGCCAAAGGCCAGTGGGAATTCCAGATTTTCGGCAAGGGCTCCAAGAAGGCCGCCGACCAGATCTGGATGGCGCGCTATCTGCTTCTGCGTCTGACCGAGACATACGGCATCGACATCGAGTTCCACTGCAAGCCGCTTGGCGACACTGACTGGAACGGCTCGGGCATGCACTGCAACTTCTCGACCAAGTTCATGCGCGAAGTCGGCGGCAAAGCCTATTTCGAGGCCCTGATGGCACAGTTCGACAAGAACCTCATGGACCACATCGCCGTCTACGGTCCGGACAACGACAAGCGCCTGACCGGCAAGCACGAAACCGCGCCGTGGAACAAGTTCAGCTACGGCGTCGCCGACCGCGGCGCTTCGATCCGCGTACCGCACTCCTTCGTCAAGAATGACTACAAGGGCTATCTGGAAGACCGCCGTCCGAACTCCCAGGGCGACCCCTACCAGATCGCCTCCCAGGTTCTGAAGACGATTTCGCAGGTTGCGACCGACGCGTCGGTTTCGGCCGCCGCCTGA
- a CDS encoding DUF2735 domain-containing protein gives MEIVPTRPSAKILMFPLAARKSASNLGAKAKFTAELASLRTTYADFDGWYHEAAVEEENQRKS, from the coding sequence ATGGAAATCGTTCCCACCCGTCCGTCGGCAAAAATTCTGATGTTCCCTCTGGCAGCGCGTAAATCTGCCTCAAATTTAGGCGCGAAGGCGAAATTCACGGCAGAGCTCGCCTCGTTGCGTACCACATACGCCGATTTTGACGGCTGGTATCACGAAGCAGCCGTCGAGGAAGAAAATCAGCGAAAGAGCTGA
- a CDS encoding MFS transporter encodes MAMASTAGGTSRGMTREEKKVIFASSLGTVFEWYDFYLYGSLAAFIGSTFFSPTIPEATRNIFALLAFAAGFLVRPFGALVFGRLGDLVGRKYTFLVTMTIMGLSTFLVGLLPGYATLGIAAPVILIFLRMLQGLALGGEYGGAATYVAEHSPDDRRGFYTSWIQTTATLGLFLSLIVILIVQGSLSKETYAAWGWRIPFIVSFVLLAVSIWIRLSLSESPTFQKMKDEGKGSKAPLSEAFGQWKNAKIALLALFGLTAGQAVVWYNGQFYALFFLQNVLKVDAQSVNIMIAVALALGSIFFVVFGWLSDKIGRKPIIMAGLALAIVSTFPLFKALTWAANPALAKAQQNTRATVTAAPGDCRFQFNPVGTAKFTTSCDIATSFLTKNSVPYDVVSTAAAGTAASVKIGNETVTSYDAVAAGDQAKAKDAAFVKAVNMSLQDGGYPLKRAAIKVADQKLDAFIAANPELKLDAAAIRGGEKAAMPTDQAVKDKILTTDEAAGAPEVTVYNIPGGGAFAMFADPAAVNWPMTIGILFLLVLLVTMVYGPIAAILVEMFPTRIRYTGMSLPYHIGNGWFGGLLPATVFALSAYRGDIYYGLWYPVVIAAITLVIGVIFVKDTLGTNLHAKD; translated from the coding sequence ATGGCAATGGCATCGACCGCCGGCGGAACGAGCCGCGGCATGACACGAGAGGAGAAGAAGGTCATCTTCGCTTCCTCGCTCGGCACTGTTTTCGAATGGTACGATTTCTATCTCTACGGCTCACTGGCTGCCTTTATCGGCTCAACCTTTTTCAGCCCGACCATTCCCGAGGCGACGCGCAATATCTTCGCGCTGCTGGCCTTCGCCGCTGGTTTCCTCGTGCGCCCGTTCGGCGCGCTGGTGTTCGGCCGCCTTGGTGACCTTGTCGGCCGCAAATACACATTCCTCGTCACCATGACCATCATGGGCCTGTCGACCTTCCTGGTTGGCCTGCTGCCCGGTTATGCCACTTTGGGCATCGCCGCTCCGGTGATCCTGATCTTCCTGCGCATGCTGCAGGGTCTGGCGCTCGGCGGTGAATATGGTGGGGCGGCGACCTACGTTGCCGAGCACTCGCCGGATGATCGCCGTGGCTTCTACACGTCCTGGATTCAGACGACGGCGACGCTCGGGCTGTTCCTGTCGCTGATCGTTATCCTCATCGTCCAGGGATCACTGAGCAAGGAAACCTACGCCGCCTGGGGTTGGCGCATTCCGTTCATCGTCTCCTTCGTGCTGCTCGCCGTTTCGATCTGGATTCGGCTGTCGCTTTCGGAATCGCCGACCTTCCAGAAGATGAAGGATGAAGGAAAGGGATCCAAGGCGCCGCTTTCGGAAGCTTTCGGTCAGTGGAAGAATGCCAAGATCGCGCTGCTGGCGTTGTTCGGCCTTACCGCCGGCCAGGCCGTGGTCTGGTATAATGGTCAGTTCTACGCGCTGTTCTTTCTGCAGAACGTGCTCAAGGTCGACGCGCAATCGGTCAACATCATGATTGCCGTTGCGCTGGCGCTTGGTTCTATTTTCTTTGTCGTGTTCGGCTGGCTGTCCGACAAGATCGGTCGCAAGCCGATTATCATGGCTGGCCTTGCGCTCGCCATCGTCAGCACTTTCCCGCTGTTCAAGGCATTGACCTGGGCCGCCAATCCGGCGCTCGCCAAGGCGCAGCAGAACACGCGGGCAACGGTGACGGCGGCACCCGGAGACTGCAGGTTCCAGTTCAATCCGGTCGGCACGGCCAAGTTCACGACGTCCTGCGATATCGCGACTTCGTTCCTGACCAAGAACTCGGTTCCCTATGACGTGGTGTCGACGGCCGCGGCCGGGACGGCTGCGTCGGTCAAGATCGGCAACGAGACGGTGACGTCCTACGACGCGGTTGCCGCCGGCGATCAGGCCAAGGCCAAGGACGCTGCCTTCGTCAAGGCCGTCAACATGTCGCTGCAGGACGGCGGCTATCCGTTGAAGCGGGCAGCGATCAAGGTCGCGGACCAGAAACTCGACGCTTTCATCGCGGCCAACCCCGAGCTGAAACTTGATGCTGCCGCCATCCGCGGCGGCGAAAAAGCAGCGATGCCCACCGATCAGGCGGTCAAGGACAAGATCTTGACCACAGATGAGGCGGCGGGCGCCCCAGAGGTCACCGTCTATAATATACCGGGTGGCGGCGCCTTTGCCATGTTCGCCGATCCGGCGGCCGTGAACTGGCCGATGACAATCGGCATCCTGTTCCTCCTGGTGCTGCTCGTTACCATGGTCTACGGCCCAATCGCGGCGATCCTGGTCGAGATGTTCCCGACCCGCATCCGCTACACCGGCATGTCGCTGCCCTATCACATCGGCAATGGCTGGTTCGGCGGCTTGCTGCCTGCGACGGTGTTCGCGCTCAGCGCCTATAGGGGCGACATCTACTACGGCCTTTGGTATCCGGTGGTGATCGCGGCGATCACGCTCGTCATAGGCGTGATCTTCGTCAAGGACACGCTCGGCACCAACTTGCACGCTAAGGATTAG
- a CDS encoding ATP12 family chaperone protein — translation MRDILNDLEAGKYLSDPDPVRRAQIQMKTPLPKRFYKTVSVAPVEEGFAVHLDGKPVRTPGKVLLALPTEAAAVLVAGEFAEQGETINPVTMPVMRLVNTAIDGVASDPQAVLEDILRFASSDLLCYRADAPQGLVDRQNEQWDPVIDWARAAFGARFNLAEGIIHVEQPRETIAVLGSHLNQRAEPLRLAAIHLMSSLTGSALLAVAVDFGELDAEAAWAAGHVDEDWQIEQWGQDAEAVARRSARKRDMMAAAGLLEALKA, via the coding sequence ATGCGTGACATCCTCAACGACCTCGAAGCGGGCAAGTATCTTTCCGATCCGGATCCGGTGCGCCGCGCCCAGATCCAGATGAAGACGCCGCTGCCCAAGCGCTTCTACAAGACCGTTTCGGTTGCGCCGGTAGAGGAAGGTTTCGCCGTGCATCTCGACGGCAAGCCGGTGCGCACGCCGGGCAAGGTGCTGCTGGCGCTGCCGACCGAGGCGGCAGCAGTGCTGGTTGCCGGAGAATTCGCTGAACAGGGCGAGACGATCAATCCGGTGACGATGCCGGTAATGCGCTTGGTCAACACCGCCATCGATGGCGTCGCCAGTGACCCGCAGGCGGTGCTGGAAGACATACTGCGTTTTGCCTCATCGGACCTGCTCTGCTACCGCGCCGACGCGCCGCAAGGGCTGGTTGACCGGCAGAACGAGCAGTGGGATCCCGTCATCGATTGGGCGCGAGCCGCATTCGGCGCACGCTTCAACCTCGCCGAGGGCATCATCCATGTCGAGCAGCCGCGCGAGACGATCGCCGTTCTGGGCAGTCATCTCAATCAGCGCGCCGAGCCGCTGCGGCTGGCCGCCATCCATCTCATGAGCTCGCTGACCGGTTCGGCGCTGCTGGCGGTGGCCGTCGATTTCGGTGAGCTCGACGCGGAGGCCGCCTGGGCCGCCGGCCATGTCGACGAGGACTGGCAGATCGAGCAATGGGGGCAGGACGCCGAAGCGGTCGCGCGCCGCTCCGCGCGCAAGCGCGACATGATGGCCGCGGCCGGCCTTCTCGAGGCGCTAAAGGCCTGA
- a CDS encoding DMT family transporter, translated as MAAAAVMVGLTFSWGLNYVAAKISYAGYDPVFLSIARSIIGGFCVFLWCRWRGIALFTRDGTLLAGIVVGALFGVEFLCLYVGLEHTTVARNTLLVNAMPFWMLIGGHLLLGEQITMRKFLGLLLAFAGLAAVFSDKLGGGGDMLFGDLLSLGAGFFWALTNILIKRSKLVEASAEKLLLYQLAGAAVVGILVLPLAGPPVRDASLLPTLALLFQAIYIVAFTYVLWFWLLRRYPASSLSSFTFLSPVFGVLCGAIILNEPLTIRIFLALGLIAAGLIIVNRPARKLTPV; from the coding sequence ATGGCCGCCGCCGCGGTCATGGTTGGCCTGACCTTTTCCTGGGGCCTGAACTACGTCGCCGCCAAGATCTCCTATGCCGGCTACGACCCCGTCTTCCTGTCGATCGCACGCTCGATCATTGGCGGTTTCTGCGTCTTCCTCTGGTGCCGCTGGCGTGGCATCGCTCTGTTCACCCGCGATGGCACATTGCTCGCCGGCATTGTCGTGGGTGCGCTTTTCGGCGTCGAGTTCCTCTGCCTCTATGTCGGCCTGGAGCATACGACGGTTGCCCGCAACACGCTGCTGGTCAACGCAATGCCGTTCTGGATGCTGATTGGTGGTCACCTCCTGCTTGGCGAACAGATCACCATGCGCAAGTTCCTTGGGCTGCTGCTGGCCTTCGCCGGCCTTGCCGCCGTCTTTTCAGACAAGCTTGGCGGCGGCGGGGATATGCTGTTCGGCGATCTCCTCAGTCTTGGCGCCGGATTTTTCTGGGCCTTGACCAATATTCTCATCAAACGCTCGAAACTGGTGGAAGCCAGCGCCGAGAAGCTGCTGCTCTATCAACTCGCCGGCGCGGCGGTCGTCGGCATATTGGTGTTGCCTCTCGCTGGTCCGCCGGTGCGCGATGCCTCCTTGTTGCCGACATTGGCGCTGCTTTTCCAGGCGATCTACATCGTCGCTTTCACCTATGTCCTGTGGTTCTGGCTGCTGCGTCGCTATCCCGCGTCAAGCCTGTCCAGCTTCACGTTCCTGTCGCCGGTTTTTGGCGTTTTGTGCGGTGCGATCATCTTGAACGAACCGCTGACCATTCGCATTTTTCTGGCGCTTGGCCTGATTGCGGCGGGCCTGATCATCGTCAACCGGCCGGCGCGCAAGCTGACACCGGTGTGA
- a CDS encoding RluA family pseudouridine synthase, giving the protein MAGVEQITVEAGEAGMRLDRWFKTHFPGLGFGHLQKLLRSGQIRVDGGRVKADSRVEPGQVVRIPPLEVDKKGESALTGHSIRNQGDADVLAKMLIHEDPKVFVFNKPAGLAVQGGSGVTRNVDDMLEAWRNQKGEKPRLVHRLDRDTSGVLVVARTRLAAMKLSEAFRARETKKTYWALVKGVPPKREDKISTWLIKEPTPDGDRVRIAAHGEKGADHAVSYYRIIEQAAQTMTWLEMEPYTGRTHQLRVHAAYIGCPIIGDPKYFEADTNWDFPGGIQNRLHLHARRIIIPHPDKGVIDVTAPMPPHMRQSWNLIGFDEQNAED; this is encoded by the coding sequence ATGGCAGGCGTTGAACAGATCACGGTGGAGGCCGGCGAGGCGGGCATGCGGCTCGATCGCTGGTTCAAGACCCATTTCCCGGGCCTTGGTTTCGGCCATTTGCAGAAGCTGCTGCGCTCGGGCCAGATCCGCGTCGATGGCGGCCGCGTCAAGGCCGACAGCCGTGTCGAGCCTGGCCAGGTGGTTCGTATCCCGCCACTCGAGGTCGACAAGAAGGGCGAAAGCGCGCTGACCGGTCATTCGATCCGCAACCAGGGCGATGCCGACGTCCTGGCGAAAATGCTTATCCATGAGGATCCGAAGGTTTTCGTCTTCAACAAGCCGGCGGGCCTTGCGGTGCAGGGCGGTTCGGGCGTCACCCGCAATGTCGACGACATGCTGGAAGCCTGGCGCAACCAGAAAGGCGAAAAGCCGCGGCTGGTTCACCGGCTCGACCGCGACACGTCGGGCGTGCTGGTCGTGGCACGCACAAGGCTCGCTGCGATGAAGCTGTCCGAGGCGTTTCGCGCCCGCGAAACGAAGAAAACCTACTGGGCCCTGGTCAAGGGCGTGCCGCCCAAGCGTGAGGACAAGATCTCGACCTGGCTGATCAAGGAGCCAACGCCCGACGGCGACCGGGTGCGCATTGCCGCGCATGGTGAAAAGGGTGCCGATCACGCCGTATCCTACTACCGCATCATCGAGCAGGCGGCGCAGACCATGACGTGGCTGGAGATGGAGCCTTATACCGGCCGCACCCACCAGCTTCGTGTCCACGCCGCCTATATCGGCTGCCCGATCATCGGCGACCCGAAATATTTCGAGGCCGACACCAACTGGGACTTTCCGGGCGGCATTCAAAACCGACTGCATCTTCACGCGCGACGCATCATCATTCCGCATCCCGACAAGGGCGTCATCGATGTCACCGCGCCCATGCCGCCGCATATGCGCCAGAGCTGGAACCTGATCGGCTTCGACGAGCAGAACGCGGAGGACTGA
- the crcB gene encoding fluoride efflux transporter CrcB: MFNLLLVVVGGGIGAGIRHLTNMGALRLVGPNYPWGTMAINIVGSFAMGLFIATMARRGGTNEVRLFVATGILGGFTTFSAFSLDFATLWERGATLLAFGYALASVIGAIIALFLGLWLARSLP, from the coding sequence ATGTTTAATCTGCTTCTTGTTGTCGTCGGCGGTGGCATCGGCGCCGGCATTCGCCATCTCACCAACATGGGGGCGCTGCGCCTTGTTGGCCCCAACTACCCCTGGGGCACGATGGCGATCAACATTGTCGGCTCCTTTGCCATGGGCCTGTTCATCGCCACCATGGCACGCCGCGGCGGGACGAACGAAGTCAGGCTGTTTGTCGCCACCGGTATCTTGGGTGGCTTCACCACTTTTTCCGCCTTTTCGCTCGATTTCGCCACGCTGTGGGAACGAGGAGCCACGCTGCTGGCGTTTGGATATGCACTGGCCAGCGTCATTGGCGCCATCATCGCCTTGTTTTTGGGTCTTTGGCTCGCAAGAAGCCTGCCTTAA
- a CDS encoding DUF779 domain-containing protein, with amino-acid sequence MSDKISLGKVSATPEAIAFLAEIIGGHGPVLFHQSGGCCDGSSPMCYPRSDFIVGDNDVMLGEIGETPVYISASQYEAWKHTDLTIDVVPGRGGMFSLDNGRERRFLTRSTICAVPEMSLGT; translated from the coding sequence ATGTCCGACAAGATTTCGCTCGGAAAAGTCTCGGCCACCCCGGAAGCCATTGCTTTCCTGGCGGAGATCATCGGCGGCCACGGCCCGGTGCTGTTTCATCAATCGGGCGGCTGTTGCGACGGCTCCTCGCCAATGTGCTATCCCCGCAGCGATTTCATCGTCGGCGACAATGACGTCATGCTGGGCGAGATCGGCGAAACGCCAGTCTACATCAGCGCTTCGCAATATGAAGCGTGGAAGCACACCGACCTTACCATCGATGTGGTGCCGGGCAGGGGTGGCATGTTCTCGCTCGACAATGGGCGCGAGAGGCGGTTCCTGACGCGCTCGACCATCTGTGCCGTTCCAGAGATGTCGTTGGGGACTTGA